TGATTCTCAGATAATACGCTTCTGTATGCCCTTCATCTTTGTCGTAATTATTTTGTGTCCATgatttcattgtttttattttttgactccaagaaaattttaaaaaactaagcATGAGGATCAAAGCATAAGCCCACTAATACCAATAAATCATCgtgaagtgtttttttttttttttggccaaaggactatttcccacccaaagtatgttgttctCTTAATTTtctacttattaattttaaaaatctcatttatttactcatgagctgttaaaattaacggtttaaagagtaaaattgttattttatctataatattgaaatttaatctAGTTTCCTCTCTAactcctaaaaactaaccatttcctcctaggccaagttttaaaatatagcATTCTCCCtctaggatttagttttcaatccccaatGTCAAATCCAGTGTCATCGCTGATGACAAAGCTTTTCAAAGGCATCACCATGCTTcaatgatcttttttttttcctctgaAACGTCGATCGATAAAGATTTGGCTTagaaagttgaagagcttcgtTGGGAGAcgaaactcttcgtcttcccagacatcTTCTTTtaggaagacgatcatcttcccaaacgaaTACGAGACCATAGTCTTCGTCTgagaagacaaagagcttcgtctCTTTGAATTTTCAAGCCATATTTCGATCGACCGACATTCcagaggagaaaagagagacCGTTGGAGTATGGTGATACCTTTAGAAAGCTTCGTTGTCAGTGATGGAGCCGGATTTAACAttgaagattgaaaactaaaccctaggggaggaatgctattttttaaaacttaacctaagagaaaattgttagtttttaggggttaaaggagaaaagaaataaaattttaagaggttaggattccattaattttaaccattcataagtgggtaaatgagattttcaaaattaacaagagaaactttgagataatagcatactttgggtgggaaatagtcctttggcctctttttttctaaataatttctTTAGTGTTTATTTTTTGAGTTCATTTAGATTTTGAtgcaaaaattgaattttctgtTGTGAAAACGAAAGAAAGGGACCATTTATAGTTTTCCAAGGGACAAAAGATTGAACATCAAAtagaatattatcataaatCTAGCGTATTTTTATTGCCTGCAGCACCTTTTTACTATtaaccataaaatattaaataaaatgtattCAACTGCCTAACAGCGATAAGATTTTACATCGCACAAATCAAAGATAAGTTCGAATGATCAACTGTTATCCAAACGAAGTCAAACTTTGCGAATCAAAGTTTCAAACTGGTTCGTTGAATTTGATAGTAGAGCATCTTATAAAGTCCAGGATTTATGAAATTCTCGTTTAAGCAGATGCTGCTATATAGCACTATTAGCCCTAGTCATCCGTTGCTGTTATTTTACTTCCCTCAACCTTCATGGAGGCTCCTGCAGAACCGCAACAACAAACCAGAGGTTGGTAACTCATCAAACTTAATTGATTAATAGTTTATCTTATGGGCTCATTATTCTTCTCCCTATTCTGTCTGCTGTTAGTATTCTGAGTAGATTGAAAATCCAAAAGCTAGTTATTGTTTCTTGTTTTATGGAATTCACAAGATGGGGAAAGTTAATAAGTGAAAAGGTAGGGAAGAAAGTTCAAGAACTACGAACAACTTCATTTTCTAGTATTTGATGTCGGAGATAAAAGATTGAGTAtgcttttccatttttaaataacatatcCTCCTATTAATTAGTCTGGCAGCAGTAACTCCACAATGTTTATTCCTtttcaagaatgaaataataGTAGTTCTATATtagatttattgtttaaaggGTTTTCAATCTGCTGATTGATTTAGCCTTTCAGATTCACCAGTTAACCATGGAGAACCAGGCTTGCAAAGGAACACTTCTGCGACCAACCGATGTCGACTTCCGAAGCTAATACATTACAAATGGTGGCTTCGTGTGATTCTCTACATTCTCTTCCTTCTTGTTGGCCAAACAGCTGCTACTCTGCTAGGAAGATTGTACTATGACAAAGGTGGAAATAGCAAATGGATGGCAACATTTGTTCAATCAGCCGGTTTCCCAATTCTATTTCCCGTTCtatttttcttctcatcttCCACCAAATCAAACAACCCGTCTGTTAATTCTTCCTTTACAACCAACCCAAAACTCTCCACCCTTCTGCTTCTCTATGCCGCCTTTGGCCTACTTTTGGTGGGTGACAACTTGATGTACTCGTATGGACTTTTATACCTTCCTGTCTCTACTTATTCTCTGCTTTGTGCGACCCAATTGGCCTTCAATGCATTGTTCTCATACTTTCTCAATTCACAGAAGTTTACCTCTTACATCCTCAACTGTTTAGTCCTTCTCACCATTTCAGCCTCACTTCTTGCGGTCAATGCAGACTCTGAAAACACTACAAGCATTAGTAGAGGAAAGTATGTAATTGGATTTTTATGCACGCTTGGAGCATCTGCGACCTACTCATTGTACCTTTCCCTGCTGCAGCTTTCTTTTGAGAAGGTTATTAAAAGAGAGACATTTTCTGTTGTTTTGGATATGCAAATGTACCCATCATTTGTTGCAACATGCGGGTGTGTAGTGGGATTATTTGCCAGTCGAGAATGGCAGGGTTTGTCAAAAGagatgaaagaatttgaagaagGCAAAGTATCATATCTAATGACTCTGACTTGGACAGCAGTGACTTGGCAAATTTCATCAGTGGGATTGTTGGGGTTAATTTTTGAGGTATCTTCTTTATTTTCCAATGTGATTAGCACTTTGGCTTTGCCTATTGTTCCCATTTTCGCTGTCATATTTTTCCATGATAAGATGCAAGGGGTGAAGGTCATTGCCATGCTGTTGGCAATCTGGGGCTTTGCTTCCTACATCTATCAGCATTATTTAGATGATTTGAAATCCGAAGCAAACAAAAGCAAATCCAATGAGGTTTCTGAGGCTGCTATAGAGATTTGTTGACAGTGGAAGTTATCAATTAGCAATTTGGAAACACAGTTGAGATGGCTTGCTGGATTTTCTGCTTTGAAGTCCAAGATGCTAACCTGAATTATTGCTTGCCCAGGTGAATATTTGTTGTGTTTTATCTAAGTGTTCTGCCATTTAATCAATAAGTGAAGCTTATGACTGCaagtaaaattgaaatttgtaacTAATTAGTGGTTAGTAACTAATGGTAAAATTTTATCCTGTTTGATTAAACTCTCTCAATCTCTGTCTGTCTGGTGTTTATTGGATTAATcctaaatctgaaaaatattaatgaaaataattaacattCACGATCTTAACACATAAAATATGTAAAGGCTTGTATCACCTGTTGCCAATACTAAGCATAAGTAATGGATATATATGATACTGTCTCAATTTCCATTACTTCAAAGGGTTGGACCAATAACTcagaaattggaaaaaatataatatttgagggGGTAACTTACATTTTCCACCGAATATTTGACCCACATATCTTTTTCACCCaatatcattaattttgatatgatctAAATTAATGAAGTTAGATTAAATAACTAATCCTGATGCCTGTTCTATAAATCGGCATTTTGGATTGTAGGTTCGCCGCATTCTGAAGGAACTTGTGAGAAGATCATCAATAGAAACTCAGGTTTGCTATTATGACATCTTGCATTCTTAAAAGCAATTTTCATATAAGAAGGCTACAGTGTAAGTTGACCCCGGAATTTGGAAAGGAGCTGATGCGCTTTCCAACTCTTCTAGCTGAGATTGCAGCAGGACCAGATATGCCCAAAGTTAATAGGAAGCCTACGGTAACATTGTGGAACCAAACTTTAAGATTATCAAATCCAGATAAATGCTAActtattatcattataattacttttaaatgGAACTTTTAATGAAGACCAAACGccgattaaattttaataatgtgtATGTAGAACCAAATATGCCCAAagtaaattactttttaaatccAGATCTTAGACATTGCTATTTATTTGGACTGGGTttgatagttttatttatttctactGGATAGGCCGAGCAACTTGCTCAGTTACTCAATGAAGACTCGCAGTTGATGGAAAGGAGAGAGCAATGTGCCAAGAGGCTTGAGTTATACAGGTCTGCTAGAGATGAGATTGATTGTGTCTCATGGATTAGATGCAAGAATTGTGAATCACAGGACATACCAGGGCACAAAGATTTTCCAGTTGCAGGTCTTCTAGTCAAACTTGAACAGAAATCGAAAGATTAAACCATCATAGTATTTCCTTTCAGTTGTTTCTGTctcttttcaaattattgatCGTTTATAAGTTACAAATACACTGAAAGGACAAAACAATATAGAATTAAATTCCAGACAAAAACACAGTAATTGCAGCCGCTTgaggataaatttgattatatttctAATCCTCTACTTATACTATAGATGATAAGTAGAAAAGGTGGAGCTGCGGAGGACAAAGTGGGCATTAAGAGcattattcaatattatttagaGTAAACCTTGTgactttgaaagaaaattttctgcCTGCCTCCTAATAT
This sequence is a window from Mangifera indica cultivar Alphonso chromosome 5, CATAS_Mindica_2.1, whole genome shotgun sequence. Protein-coding genes within it:
- the LOC123217113 gene encoding probable purine permease 11, with translation MEAPAEPQQQTRDSPVNHGEPGLQRNTSATNRCRLPKLIHYKWWLRVILYILFLLVGQTAATLLGRLYYDKGGNSKWMATFVQSAGFPILFPVLFFFSSSTKSNNPSVNSSFTTNPKLSTLLLLYAAFGLLLVGDNLMYSYGLLYLPVSTYSLLCATQLAFNALFSYFLNSQKFTSYILNCLVLLTISASLLAVNADSENTTSISRGKYVIGFLCTLGASATYSLYLSLLQLSFEKVIKRETFSVVLDMQMYPSFVATCGCVVGLFASREWQGLSKEMKEFEEGKVSYLMTLTWTAVTWQISSVGLLGLIFEVSSLFSNVISTLALPIVPIFAVIFFHDKMQGVKVIAMLLAIWGFASYIYQHYLDDLKSEANKSKSNEVSEAAIEIC